A single window of Vigna radiata var. radiata cultivar VC1973A chromosome 4, Vradiata_ver6, whole genome shotgun sequence DNA harbors:
- the LOC106758167 gene encoding laccase-17, with protein sequence MGSAYLTMPGFVKAMFLMLFAVMILPELTHAKHARVTRHYKFNIKMQNFTRLCQTKSIVTVNGQFPGPRIIAREGDRVVIKVVNHVQYNVSLHWHGVRQLRSGWADGPAYITQCPIQTGQSFVYNFTIIGQRGTLWWHAHISWLRTTLYGPIVILPKRHVPYPFTQPFREVPIILGEWWKADTEAVINQATQTGLAPNLSDAHTINGLPGPVSNCPAKDTFKLRVKPGKTYLLRLINAALNDEMFFSIANHSLTVVEADAVYVKPFSTKIVLITPGQTVNVLLRAKSKAPKATFAISARPYATGPAAFDNTTATGFLEYKKHSLSSNKSNTTKLPLLRPVFPKFNDSVFAMNFHNKVRSLANARFPAKVPKTVDRRFFFTVGLGISQCSKNEQCQGPNNTRVAAAVNNVTFVMPKIALLQAHFFNQSKGVYTTDFPANPPFKFNYTGNPPSNIMVSSGTKAVVLPFNTRVELVLQDTSIIGAESHPLHLHGFNFFIVGQGNGNFDPKKDPKKFNLVDPAERNTAGVPSGGWVAVRFLADNPGVWFMHCHLEVHTSWGLKMAWIVQDGKRRNQKLPPPPSDLPKC encoded by the exons ATGGGTAGTGCTTATCTCACCATGCCAGGTTTCGTGAAGGCAATGTTTCTGATGTTATTTGCTGTGATGATATTGCCAGAGCTGACTCATGCAAAGCATGCAAGAGTCACCAGACACTACAAGTTTAAC ATCAAAATGCAAAACTTCACAAGGCTATGCCAAACAAAGAGCATTGTAACTGTCAATGGACAGTTTCCTGGTCCTAGAATCATAGCAAGAGAAGGAGATAGAGTTGTGATTAAAGTGGTTAACCATGTTCAGTACAATGTGTCCCTTCATTG GCATGGAGTTCGCCAACTGAGAAGTGGCTGGGCAGATGGACCTGCCTACATCACACAGTGTCCAATTCAGACAGGCCAGAGTTTTGTGTACAATTTTACGATCATTGGCCAAAGAGGAACATTGTGGTGGCATGCACATATCTCATGGCTTAGAACAACCCTTTATGGTCCCATTGTCATTCTTCCCAAAAGACATGTTCCTTACCCTTTCACTCAACCCTTCAGAGAAGTTCCCATCATATTGG GAGAATGGTGGAAAGCAGACACAGAAGCAGTTATAAATCAAGCAACGCAAACAGGATTGGCACCAAATCTCTCAGATGCTCACACCATCAATGGTCTTCCAGGTCCTGTCTCCAACTGCCCAGCCAAAG ATACTTTCAAGCTCAGGGTGAAGCCTGGGAAAACATATCTGCTTCGTTTGATCAATGCTGCACTTAATGATGAGATGTTCTTCAGCATAGCCAACCACAGCCTCACTGTTGTGGAAGCTGATGCTGTGTATGTAAAGCCCTTCAGCACAAAGATTGTTCTGATCACACCTGGTCAAACGGTCAACGTGCTTCTCAGGGCCAAATCCAAGGCTCCAAAAGCCACATTTGCCATATCTGCAAGGCCCTATGCTACAGGTCCAGCTGCTTTTGACAACACCACGGCCACAGGGTTTCTTGAGTACAAAAAACATTCACTTTCAAGCAACAAGTCAAACACCACGAAGCTTCCTCTTCTTAGACCAGTGTTCCCTAAATTCAATGACAGTGTCTTTGCAATGAACTTCCACAACAAGGTGCGTAGCTTGGCCAATGCAAGATTCCCAGCAAAGGTTCCAAAAACTGTGGACAGGCGCTTCTTCTTCACTGTTGGCTTAGGAATCAGCCAATGCTCAAAAAACGAACAATGCCAAGGGCCTAATAACACAAGGGTAGCTGCTGCTGTCAACAATGTGACCTTTGTGATGCCAAAAATTGCCTTACTCCAAGCACATTTTTTCAACCAATCCAAGGGAGTTTACACCACTGATTTTCCTGCTAACCCTCCTTTCAAATTCAACTACACTGGCAATCCACCAAGCAACATCATGGTGAGTAGTGGGACTAAGGCAGTGGTGTTGCCATTCAACACTAGGGTGGAGTTGGTTCTGCAAGATACAAGCATCATTGGAGCTGAGAGTCACCCACTTCACCTTCATGGCTTTAACTTCTTCATTGTGGGTCAAGGCAATGGAAACTTTGACCCCAAAAAGGACCCCAAAAAGTTCAACCTGGTAGACCCTGCTGAGAGGAACACTGCTGGTGTGCCATCCGGAGGCTGGGTTGCTGTGCGCTTTCTTGCAGACAATCCAG GTGTTTGGTTCATGCATTGCCACCTTGAAGTGCATACCAGTTGGGGCTTGAAAATGGCATGGATAGTTCAAGATGGAAAGAGGCGCAACCAGAAGTTGCCACCTCCACCCTCTGATCTCCCCAAGTGTTGA
- the LOC106758864 gene encoding aspartic proteinase PCS1 yields MRPKTTCTNHIVLTPCFSLAILLILRTSLTRCEAKTLTLPLKSQVIPSGYLPRPPNKLRFNHNVSLTISITVGTPPQNVSMVIDTGSELSWLHCNNDTNANRVMPDPFFNPNASSTYSPIPCSSSTCTIRTRDFPIPASCDSNNLCHATLSYADASSSEGNLASDTLRFGSFVNRGVIFGCMNSFYTTNSESDSNTTGLMGMNLGSLSLVSQLKTPKFSYCISGSDFSGILLLGESNFSWGGSLNYTSLVQISTPLPYFDRSAYTVQFKGIKVSDKLLNISDNLFVPDHTGAGQTMFDLGTQFTFLLGPVYNALRDEFLNQTNGTLRVLDDPNFAFQIAMDLCYRVPMNRSELPELPSVSLVFEGAEMRVSGDQLLYRVPGLVRGNDSVYCFTFGNSDLLGVEAFIIGHHQQQNMWMEFDLVKQRVGLAHAQCDLVGQKLLGLG; encoded by the coding sequence ATGAGACCCAAAACCACATGCACCAACCACATCGTTTTAACACCATGTTTCAGCCTCGCCATTCTCCTAATCCTACGAACATCCCTTACCAGGTGTGAGGCCAAGACTCTAACTTTGCCACTAAAATCACAAGTGATTCCATCTGGGTATCTCCCAAGACCACCCAACAAGCTACGATTCAACCACAACGTTAGCCTCACAATCTCCATCACAGTTGGCACACCCCCACAGAACGTCTCCATGGTCATTGACACAGGAAGCGAACTCTCATGGCTCCACTGCAATAACGATACAAACGCAAACCGAGTCATGCCCGACCCGTTTTTCAATCCGAATGCCTCCTCCACCTACTCGCCAATCCCGTGTTCTTCATCAACCTGCACGATTCGAACCCGAGATTTTCCCATACCCGCTTCGTGCGACTCGAACAACCTCTGCCACGCGACTCTCTCATACGCCGACGCTTCCTCTTCGGAAGGGAATCTCGCTTCGGACACACTACGGTTCGGATCATTCGTTAACCGGGGAGTTATATTCGGGTGTATGAACTCGTTCTACACCACTAACTCCGAATCCGATTCCAACACAACCGGGTTAATGGGCATGAACCTCGGGTCACTCTCCTTGGTCTCTCAATTAAAAACTCCCAAATTCTCGTACTGCATTTCAGGTTCTGATTTTTCGGGCATTTTACTTCTCGGGGAGTCCAATTTCTCGTGGGGCGGTTCGTTAAATTATACCTCCTTGGTTCAAATATCCACTCCTTTACCTTATTTCGACAGGTCTGCGTACACGGTTCAGTTCAAAGGAATTAAGGTTTCggataaattattaaacatatcgGATAACCTTTTTGTTCCAGATCACACCGGAGCGGGTCAAACTATGTTTGATTTGGGTACCCAATTTACGTTCTTACTTGGCCCGGTTTATAATGCATTGAGAGATGAGTTCTTGAACCAAACAAACGGTACATTGAGGGTGTTGGACGATCCGAATTTTGCATTTCAGATAGCAATGGATCTCTGTTATAGGGTGCCCATGAACCGTTCCGAATTACCGGAGTTACCAAGTGTGAGTTTGGTTTTTGAAGGGGCCGAGATGCGGGTTTCCGGTGACCAACTTTTATATCGGGTACCGGGTTTGGTTCGGGGTAATGATTCGGTTTATTGCTTCACCTTTGGGAATTCGGATCTACTTGGTGTTGAGGCATTTATAATCGGTCATCACCAACAACAGAATATGTGGATGGAGTTTGATCTTGTGAAACAAAGGGTTGGGCTGGCTCATGCACAATGCGATTTGGTTGGCCAAAAGTTACTGGGCTTGGGCTGA